The proteins below are encoded in one region of Oncorhynchus nerka isolate Pitt River linkage group LG15, Oner_Uvic_2.0, whole genome shotgun sequence:
- the LOC115142593 gene encoding sphingosine kinase 1-like, whose product MDPKITESDPPPYRNGITQVLQYGEFTATGNRKVRYAVSLTERDLTIQKITSTPAGRSKVVFNLRDCVGCRAFSADDNADAYFSVYFYPFKRRWMSSGVSRQRVEQCFRVSQFQDPRANLEEAEKWAGTIRESSVRQQHLRNRVLYSEVHRPCSVMLLVNPHSGKGQALSLFTGHVQHMLNEAGVPHTLVITERQNHARELVREADLSQWGALVIMSGDGLLFEVVNGLMEREDWEEAIQTPLGILPGGSGNALAASIHHYSGAQPVSSEELLVSCGFLLCKGLVSRMDLASVHLGSSPSNPTRLFSFLSLAWGFVADVDVESEKYRHVGAARFTMGTLVRLASLRVYKGRLAYLPVDEVDGEEEDRQSSVSLEEMTSVSPQCQPPSSAFCSSTLLCRPSKDSPCQNAAHNSRNSNNAFKAKNWEPMSANATLTGPPDSLLVPLDQPVPSDWVVVPEEDFVLMLAMYQSHLAKDLYAAPDSTLDDGLIHLIYVRAGISRTALLRLFLAMEKGTHLANNCPHLVYTRVRALRLEPYSPKGVITVDGEVVEYGPVQAQVHGGIARLITR is encoded by the exons ATGGACCCGAAGATAACCGAATCGGACCCTCCACCATATCGCAACGGAATCACCCAGGTTCTGCAGTACGGGGAATTCACAGCCACCGGCAACCGAAAGGTGAGGTACGCGGTGAGTTTAACCGAGAGAGATCTCACCATTCAGAAGATCACGTCAACACCTGCGGGACGGAGCAAGGTGGTTTTCAACTTGAGGGACTGTGTCGGCTGCCGGGCTTTCAGCGCAGATGACAACGCGGACGCGTACTTCTCTGTCTATTTCTACCCCTTTAAAAGACGATGGATGAGCTCTGGAGTGTCCAGGCAGCGGGTCGAGCAGTGCTTTCGGGTATCCCAGTTCCAGGACCCACGCGCCAAcctggaggaggcagagaaatgGGCTGGCACCATCCGGGAGAGCTCTGTTCGTCAACAACATTTGAGAAATC GCGTGCTTTACAGTGAGGTGCACCGTCCCTGTAGCGTCATGCTACTGGTGAACCCCCACAGTGGGAAGGGCCAGGCCCTCAGCCTCTTCACCGGACACGTCCAACACATGCTTAACGAGGCCGGTGTCCCACACACTCTGGTCATCACTG AGCGGCAGAACCATGCCAGGGAGTTGGTGAGAGAGGCTGACCTGTCACAGTGGGGTGCTCTAGTCATCATGTCCGGGGACGGACTGCTGTTTGAG GTTGTGAATggcctgatggagagagaggactgggaggaggcCATCCAGACCCCACTGGGAATTCTACCTGGGGGCTCTGGTAACGCCCTGGCTGCCTCTATACACCACTACTCTGG GGCCCAGCCGGTGTCAAGCGAGGAGCTGCTGGTCAGCTGTGGCTTCCTGCTGTGTAAGGGCCTGGTGTCTCGCATGGACCTGGCCTCCGTCCACCTGGGCTCCAGCCCCTCCAACCCCACCcgcctcttctccttcctctcgctGGCCTGGGGCTTTGTGGCTGACGTGGACGTGGAGAGCGAGAAGTACCGCCACGTGGGCGCCGCCCGCTTCACCATGGGGACGTTGGTCAGGTTGGCATCTTTGAGGGTGTATAAGGGCCGCCTGGCATACCTGCCGGTTGACGaggtggatggagaggaggaggataggcaATCGTCAGTCTCGTTGGAGGAGATGACGAGCGTGTCACCTCAATGCCAACCGCCATCGTCTGCATTCtgctcctctaccctcctctgccGGCCTTCGAAGGACTCGCCGTGCCAGAACGCAGCTCACAACTCCCGTAACTCAAACAACGCCTTCAAGGCGAAGAATTGGGAACCCATGTCTGCTAATGCCACCCTAACAGGCCCGCCAGACTCTCTCCTGGTGCCCCTGGACCAGCCGGTGCCCAGCGACTGGGTGGTGGTGCCCGAGGAGGACTTTGTCCTCATGCTGGCCATGTACCAGTCTCACCTGGCAAAGGACCTGTATGCCGCACCCGACTCTACACTTGATGACGGCCTCATCCACCTGATATATGTCAGAGCAGGCATATCACGCACGGCCCTGCTCCGTCTCTTCCTGGCCATGGAGAAGGGCACCCACCTGGCCAACAACTGCCCCCACCTGGTGTACACCCGGGTGCGGGCGCTGCGGCTGGAGCCTTACTCGCCAAAAGGGGTGATCACAGTGGATGGGGAGGTGGTGGAGTATGGGCCGGTCCAGGCCCAGGTACACGGCGGGATAGCCAGGCTCATCACTAGATGA